From the genome of Lotus japonicus ecotype B-129 chromosome 6, LjGifu_v1.2, one region includes:
- the LOC130724088 gene encoding protein NUCLEAR FUSION DEFECTIVE 4-like encodes MSSTTLQWLSLVGIVWLQAINGTNTNFPAYSSQLKELLSISQVQLNNLSFASDAGKFLGWFSGLASLYLPLWLVLIIGSVLGLIGYGVQFLFITNHIASLSYWHVFLLTFLAGNSICWINTVCYVVAIRNFLSDSKVAVGLTTSYQGLSAKIYTNIVEAVSPDKKAVNFLLLNSLIPIVVSLIVAPFLREIEVTSSKHTGVGFAVMFVITIATGIYAVMSSLQFVTSKLSSLGILIGLIVSLLFALLVPPSLKIKNLAGAWHKNRERLRVYHFTMEEGTNEERAEDEVKDGEHSREVSELSVMEEIGVKLMLRKVNFWLYFFIYLFGATIGFVFLNNLGQIAESRGCSATSSLVSLSSSFGFFGRLIPSLMDYFYRGKRTISRPASVVAVMIPITIAFFLLLNKTDIALYTSTAVIGVCTGAITSIAVSTTTELFGTKHFSVNHNVVVANIPIGSFLFGYSAAILYNKEGNEHGKCMGMECYSNTFLIWGSFCFLGTVLALILHARTRQFYSQKQ; translated from the exons ATGTCTTCTACTACACTTCAATGGCTAAGCCTTGTGGGTATTGTTTGGCTCCAAGCCATAAATGGGACAAATACCAATTTTCCTGCTTACTCTTCCCAGCTGAAGGAGCTTCTTTCTATTTCTCAAGTGCAGCTCAATAACCTTTCTTTTGCCTCTGATGCAGGGAAATTTCTTGGCTGGTTTTCTGGCCTTGCTTCTCTTTACCTCCCCCTCTGGCTTGTCCTCATAATCGGTTCGGTTCTTGGGTTAATCGGCTATGGAGTGCAATTTCTCTTTATAACTAACCACATTGCCTCTCTGTCTTATTGGCATGTTTTCTTGCTAACGTTTCTAGCTGGAAATAGTATTTGTTGGATTAACACAGTTTGCTATGTTGTTGCCATAAGAAACTTCCTATCTGATAGCAAAGTTGCTGTGGGATTAACAACCAGTTACCAAGGATTAAGTGCAAAGATCTATACCAATATTGTTGAAGCTGTTTCTCCAGATAAAAAAGCTGTAAACTTTCTCTTATTGAACTCTCTAATACCAATTGTAGTTAGCCTAATAGTAGCTCCTTTTCTCAGAGAAATTGAAGTTACAAGCTCCAAGCACACAGGTGTTGGATTTGCTGTTATGTTTGTTATTACAATTGCCACTGGAATTTATGCTGTTATGAGCAGCTTGCAATTTGTCACAAGCAAACTATCCTCACTGGGAATCCTGATTGGTCTTATAGTTTCCCTTCTCTTCGCTCTATTAGTCCCACCTTCACTTAAGATCAAGAATCTAGCAGGGGCATGGCACAAAAATAGAGAAAGACTTAGAGTCTACCATTTTACTATGGAGGAGGGTACTAATGAAGAGAGGGCAGAGGATGAGGTGAAAGATGGTGAACATAGTAGAGAAGTTTCAGAGCTTAGTGTTATGGAAGAAATTGGAGTGAAATTAATGCTTAGAAAAGTGAATTTCTGGTTATACTTCTTTATCTATCTTTTTGGTGCAACAATTGGTTTCGTATTTCTCAATAATTTGGGACAAATAGCTGAGTCCAGGGGTTGCTCTGCCACTTCATCTTTGGTGTCTTTGTCTTCATCTTTTGGGTTCTTCGGCCGTCTGATCCCGTCACTCATGGATTACTTCTACAG GGGAAAACGTACAATTTCAAGACCTGCCTCAGTGGTGGCAGTGATGATTCCAATTACAATTGCATTCTTCTTACTTCTCAATAAAACAGACATTGCCCTTTACACAAGCACTGCAGTAATTGGAGTGTGTACTGGAGCAATCACTTCCATAGCTGTTTCCACAACAACTGAGTTATTTGGAACCAAACATTTTTCAGTGAATCATAATGTGGTCGTGGCCAACATCCCCATTGGTTCGTTTCTGTTTGGCTACTCTGCTGCAATTCTTTACAATAAGGAAGGGAATGAACATGGGAAGTGCATGGGCATGGAGTGCTACAGTAACACGTTTCTCATATGGGGCTCCTTTTGCTTCCTTGGAACTGTCTTGGCTTTGATTCTTCATGCTAGGACACGCCAGTTTTATTCACAAAAACAATAG
- the LOC130725039 gene encoding uncharacterized protein LOC130725039: MEKGSTAMATWNPIASIFEDNQNSRVVALDQDFISTRMENFPNVSAYCQRLKHISDQLRNVGAPVSDHRLVLQLVSGLTEPFRGVATLIRQSEPLPPFLKVRSMLILEESGLAKMSGPASQTALHTSASPPRASDNSSQQRTTNRNTQGHSNYRSGLGQNRNYPGNSGKPKKKGGSRYTGSSGSSGSLLQLIHHGARLSRHHGILGVGLLPLVGLLPLGACLLVLTPHLSGRVPWVLRSNPAF, from the coding sequence ATGGAGAAAGGTTCTACTGCTATGGCTACTTGGAACCCTATAGCTTCTATTTTTGAGGACAATCAGAACTCCCGTGTTGTCGCCCTCGACCAGGATTTTATCTCCACTCGCATGGAGAATTTTCCAAATGTTTCGGCCTATTGTCAGCGTCTGAAACATATCTCTGATCAGTTGAGGAATGTTGGTGCCCCAGTCAGTGATCATCGTCTTGTTCTCCAGTTAGTCTCTGGTCTCACTGAGCCTTTCCGTGGTGTTGCCACCCTGATCCGTCAGAGCGAGCCTTTGCCTCCATTCCTCAAGGTCCGCTCCATGCTGATTCTAGAGGAATCCGGTCTCGCAAAGATGTCTGGTCCTGCCTCTCAGACTGCTTTGCACACCTCTGCTTCCCCTCCACGGGCCTCCGATAACTCTTCTCAGCAGCGCACCACCAACCGCAACACTCAGGGACACTCCAACTACCGTTCTGGGTTAGGGCAAAATCGTAACTATCCGGGTAATTCTGGTAAACCTAAAAAGAAAGGTGGCTCTCGCTATACTGGTTCATCTGGCTCCTCTGGTTCCCTACTGCAGCTCATCCACCATGGCGCCCGCCTCAGTCGGCATCATGGAATCCTTGGGGTTGGGCTCCTCCCCCTGGTTGGGCTCCTTCCCCTTGGGGCATGCCTCCTTGTCCTTACCCCACATCTCAGTGGTCGCGTCCCATGGGTTCTCCGCAGCAACCCAGCGTTCTAG